Proteins encoded in a region of the Flavobacteriaceae bacterium HL-DH10 genome:
- a CDS encoding response regulator transcription factor: protein MNTSIVIADDHPLMLRGLTDFLSSKNFNIVGSASDGNSAYNLIVKLKPEIAILDIRMPQKTGLEIAEACQKNNLSTKIILITFDKEEELYDKAKAYNVYGYILKDFAIEEIETCIDNVLNNRPYFSEEIGSFLKHNGYNEKPKGLDLLTKSELKITKLISENKTSQDIAEELNISIRTVDKHRSNIVAKLCLDNKPTSLSIWANVNKTHL, encoded by the coding sequence ATGAATACCTCAATTGTAATTGCAGACGACCACCCTTTAATGTTACGAGGCTTAACAGATTTTTTATCTTCTAAAAACTTTAATATAGTTGGAAGCGCTTCCGATGGAAATAGTGCTTATAACCTTATAGTAAAATTAAAGCCAGAAATTGCTATTCTTGATATAAGAATGCCGCAGAAAACAGGCTTAGAAATTGCTGAGGCTTGTCAAAAAAACAACCTTTCAACCAAAATTATCCTCATCACTTTTGATAAAGAAGAAGAATTATATGATAAAGCTAAAGCCTATAATGTTTATGGCTATATTTTAAAAGATTTTGCTATTGAAGAAATTGAAACTTGTATTGACAATGTTCTTAATAATAGACCTTATTTTAGTGAAGAAATTGGCTCCTTTTTAAAACATAATGGTTATAATGAAAAACCAAAAGGCTTGGACTTATTAACTAAATCTGAACTAAAAATAACAAAACTTATTTCTGAAAATAAAACCAGCCAAGACATTGCTGAAGAACTAAATATTTCTATACGTACTGTAGACAAACATAGAAGCAATATTGTAGCTAAACTTTGCTTAGATAATAAACCTACGTCACTTTCTATTTGGGCAAACGTTAATAAAACTCATTTATAA
- a CDS encoding retropepsin-like aspartic protease, with product MAKLQQFLLDKGYTKVKLHLTQTNHFEIKATINGHKGLFILDTGASSSCVGFEAIETFNLKVKDSEIKAAGAGATDMDTKMSKKNKVKIGKWKNDKVVLVLFNLSHVNTALINHNSKPVDGIIGADILKKGKAIIDYEKKFLYLKL from the coding sequence ATGGCAAAGCTTCAACAATTTCTTCTTGACAAAGGCTACACTAAAGTAAAATTACATTTAACACAAACCAACCATTTTGAAATTAAAGCAACAATAAATGGACATAAAGGTTTATTCATTTTAGATACAGGAGCATCAAGTTCGTGTGTTGGCTTTGAAGCCATTGAAACTTTCAATCTAAAAGTTAAAGATTCTGAAATTAAAGCTGCAGGAGCTGGAGCAACCGACATGGACACTAAAATGTCTAAAAAAAATAAAGTTAAAATAGGAAAATGGAAAAACGATAAAGTTGTTTTAGTTTTATTTAACCTTAGCCATGTAAATACAGCTTTAATTAATCATAATTCAAAACCTGTAGACGGTATTATTGGCGCAGATATTTTGAAAAAAGGAAAAGCCATTATCGATTACGAAAAGAAATTTCTATATTTAAAATTATAA